In Desulfomonile tiedjei DSM 6799, a genomic segment contains:
- a CDS encoding CoA-transferase subunit beta, with protein sequence MSTNNKEYAEDYTLQELLVVSAAREIKDNEVVFVGVGIPCLGALVAKLTHAPNVTMVMEAGCIGPTPYRLILGIGDNSCIENAICVTSLWRAFADQQRGYFDLGMLGGAQVDKYGNLNSTAIFGDGDYNRPRTRLPGSGGANDIAVSAQRTLIMMNQQKRRFLEKVDYVTSPGYLDGPGSREKCSYPGKGPSVIISNMAIFRFDPETKEAYLDSVHPKVTADDVKKEVSWDLKISPDLKTTEPPTKNEVDLIRLLDSEKIYTGGGLKSLTFDNYLKMLDSSYEKLKSMFVC encoded by the coding sequence GTGAGCACAAATAACAAAGAATATGCCGAGGATTATACGCTTCAAGAGTTACTGGTCGTATCTGCGGCCAGAGAAATCAAGGACAACGAAGTCGTGTTTGTGGGCGTCGGCATTCCGTGTCTGGGTGCGCTGGTTGCCAAACTAACCCATGCGCCGAATGTTACCATGGTGATGGAGGCTGGATGCATTGGACCCACGCCGTACAGACTGATCCTTGGTATAGGGGACAACTCGTGCATAGAAAACGCCATATGCGTCACCTCCCTTTGGAGGGCGTTCGCGGACCAACAGCGGGGCTACTTCGATCTGGGGATGCTAGGTGGCGCTCAAGTAGACAAATACGGCAATCTCAACAGCACCGCGATCTTTGGTGACGGAGACTACAACCGCCCCAGAACGAGATTGCCGGGAAGCGGCGGAGCTAACGATATTGCCGTTTCCGCGCAAAGAACTCTGATTATGATGAATCAACAAAAACGGCGATTCTTGGAGAAGGTCGATTATGTGACCTCTCCAGGATATCTCGATGGCCCAGGCTCACGGGAGAAATGCAGCTATCCCGGAAAGGGGCCATCGGTCATCATCTCGAACATGGCCATTTTTCGGTTCGATCCTGAGACAAAAGAGGCGTACCTCGATTCAGTCCATCCCAAGGTCACGGCTGACGATGTCAAGAAGGAAGTCTCCTGGGATCTTAAAATTTCCCCCGACTTGAAAACCACTGAGCCTCCTACCAAGAACGAAGTGGATCTCATCCGACTTCTTGACTCGGAAAAGATCTATACCGGTGGTGGACTGAAGAGTCTTACTTTCGACAACTATCTCAAGATGCTGGACTCCTCGTATGAAAAGCTGAAATCGATGTTTGTTTGCTAA
- a CDS encoding thiolase family protein has translation MNIKEVVVVSACRTAIGDFLGGLKDVPARDLAIVVGKGAVERAGILPEMIDEICMGQIYSAMQGSLPARQVAMQIGLPFRSAAVTVNQNCSSGMRAVEIASHNIMLGETEIALAVGVESMSSAPYLIPKARSGYRMGPGSIEDHMLHDGLVDELVPGHMGVTAENVAEKYGISRKECDDLAFISHTRAVGAIDKGLFDREIVPVEIRTRKGVTVFSVDEHPIRDVSLEKMSQLPTVFKKDGVVTAANASGINDGASAVVLMSKDKARDLGIKPLMKLLSICSEGCDPKLMGIGPAFAIPKCLGQAGLRFDDIEYWEINEAFAAQWLGVGRVLKSDHGIELDMEKVNHHGSGIALGHPVGNTGVRIIVTLYYEMARLGLTTGGASLCVGGGPAMASLWTTDV, from the coding sequence GTGAATATAAAAGAAGTTGTTGTTGTCAGCGCATGCCGGACGGCAATCGGCGACTTTCTCGGTGGATTGAAGGATGTACCGGCAAGAGACCTTGCTATCGTCGTAGGGAAGGGCGCAGTGGAGAGAGCCGGAATCTTGCCTGAGATGATTGATGAAATATGCATGGGACAGATCTACAGCGCTATGCAAGGCTCACTGCCGGCCAGACAGGTTGCTATGCAAATCGGTCTGCCGTTCAGGAGCGCGGCTGTCACGGTGAATCAGAATTGCTCTTCCGGTATGAGGGCTGTTGAGATCGCCAGCCACAATATCATGCTGGGAGAAACCGAAATTGCTTTGGCAGTGGGAGTGGAGAGCATGAGCAGCGCTCCGTATCTGATTCCAAAAGCCAGAAGCGGCTATCGAATGGGTCCTGGGAGCATAGAGGATCACATGCTTCATGACGGGTTGGTAGATGAGCTGGTCCCCGGGCACATGGGTGTGACTGCCGAAAATGTCGCTGAAAAGTATGGCATCAGTAGGAAGGAATGCGATGATCTCGCTTTTATCAGCCACACCCGGGCAGTCGGCGCCATCGATAAAGGGCTCTTCGACCGTGAGATCGTACCAGTCGAAATCCGGACAAGAAAAGGCGTCACGGTTTTTTCCGTCGACGAGCATCCGATTCGGGACGTTAGCCTTGAGAAGATGAGTCAACTGCCCACAGTCTTTAAAAAGGACGGGGTTGTCACGGCAGCCAATGCATCAGGCATCAACGATGGAGCATCCGCAGTAGTGCTCATGTCCAAGGATAAGGCAAGAGATCTCGGCATCAAGCCTCTTATGAAGTTGCTCAGTATCTGCAGTGAGGGTTGCGACCCCAAGCTGATGGGGATCGGTCCAGCCTTTGCCATTCCTAAATGTCTCGGACAAGCGGGTCTGCGATTTGACGACATTGAGTACTGGGAAATTAATGAAGCATTTGCAGCCCAGTGGCTCGGCGTCGGAAGGGTTCTCAAGTCCGATCATGGCATAGAGCTGGATATGGAGAAAGTAAATCATCACGGCTCAGGCATAGCATTGGGGCATCCTGTGGGTAACACGGGGGTGCGAATTATCGTGACCCTTTATTACGAAATGGCGAGATTGGGGCTCACAACGGGTGGAGCTTCTCTGTGCGTGGGCGGAGGACCGGCTATGGCGTCTCTCTGGACAACAGACGTGTGA
- a CDS encoding 4-hydroxyphenylacetate 3-hydroxylase family protein, with amino-acid sequence MKVKTKKDYIASLKDQEVVIYYKGERVGDRTTHPAFVPHINSAAKTYELALQPEHEDLLTATSHITGNKINRFTHIHQSVDDLIKKVQMLRVIAHETASCFQRCVGFDALNSLYITTFEIDEKHGTDYFTRFRNYLEKIQEENFMLVGGMTDPKGDRSKRPSQQVDPDLFTHVVEKRDEGIVIRGAKAHQTGAVNSHEIMIVPTQNMMEGDEEYAVAAAIPLSAKGVTMIFGRQTNEERKLECGIDAGNSEFGMVGGEALVVFDDVFVPWERVFMCGEIDFTGVLVERFATLHRQNYGGCKGGVSDIVIGASALAAQYQGTLNASHIKDKLVEMLHLAETVYAGSVACSAMGSKTKSGAYYPDPLLANCTKQNITRFIYEISRLAHDIGGGILATLPFDTDLKHPEIGKYVEKYLKGVEGVSTETRIKVLRLLENMTGGTALIESMHGAGSPQSQRVMYQRLGKLGEKMKMAKKVAKADE; translated from the coding sequence ATGAAGGTCAAAACGAAGAAAGATTACATCGCGAGTCTGAAAGACCAGGAAGTGGTCATTTATTATAAAGGCGAGAGAGTTGGAGATCGGACAACACATCCGGCCTTTGTTCCACATATAAATTCCGCGGCCAAGACCTACGAGCTGGCCCTGCAGCCTGAACACGAAGACCTGCTGACTGCTACCAGCCACATCACGGGTAACAAAATCAACCGCTTCACTCACATTCATCAATCAGTGGACGACCTCATAAAAAAAGTCCAAATGCTCAGGGTAATCGCCCATGAAACGGCAAGCTGCTTCCAACGCTGCGTGGGATTTGACGCGCTCAATTCTCTTTATATCACCACCTTCGAGATAGACGAGAAGCACGGAACCGACTATTTCACTCGTTTCCGGAACTATCTCGAGAAAATCCAGGAAGAGAATTTCATGCTGGTCGGCGGCATGACCGACCCTAAAGGGGATCGCTCCAAGCGCCCGAGTCAACAGGTCGATCCCGATCTTTTCACCCACGTAGTCGAGAAGAGAGATGAGGGGATTGTCATTCGAGGTGCAAAAGCCCATCAAACAGGGGCCGTAAATAGCCACGAAATCATGATTGTGCCAACACAGAACATGATGGAGGGTGACGAAGAATACGCCGTTGCAGCCGCAATCCCCTTGAGTGCAAAAGGCGTTACGATGATTTTCGGCCGCCAGACCAACGAAGAGAGAAAGCTCGAGTGCGGAATTGATGCCGGTAACAGCGAGTTCGGCATGGTCGGAGGCGAAGCCCTTGTTGTATTTGATGACGTCTTCGTTCCGTGGGAAAGAGTTTTCATGTGTGGCGAGATTGATTTTACGGGCGTCCTCGTCGAAAGATTCGCTACCCTCCACCGTCAAAACTATGGAGGATGCAAGGGAGGAGTTTCGGACATCGTCATCGGTGCCAGCGCTCTTGCAGCACAGTACCAGGGCACCTTGAACGCATCTCATATCAAGGACAAACTGGTGGAGATGCTCCATCTTGCGGAAACCGTCTATGCAGGGTCCGTGGCATGTTCGGCCATGGGTTCCAAGACAAAGAGCGGGGCCTACTACCCGGACCCACTTCTTGCAAACTGTACCAAGCAGAATATCACCCGGTTCATATACGAAATATCAAGGCTTGCGCACGACATCGGCGGGGGCATCCTGGCTACGCTCCCGTTCGACACAGATCTGAAGCATCCTGAAATCGGGAAGTACGTAGAAAAGTATCTGAAAGGGGTTGAAGGCGTCTCGACGGAGACTCGGATAAAGGTTCTGCGGCTGCTGGAGAATATGACAGGCGGGACAGCGCTCATAGAAAGCATGCACGGTGCGGGATCCCCGCAGAGCCAGCGGGTCATGTACCAGAGGCTCGGGAAACTGGGTGAAAAGATGAAGATGGCTAAGAAGGTCGCCAAAGCTGATGAATAA
- a CDS encoding MFS transporter gives MNESIKGAWGYRHVILAIVWLLYLINYFDRISVLTFLPYIQKDLSLNAIQLGWLASIFFFGYSLAQFLAGYLADRIGPKKTMNIAIWVFTIITGLTGLVRNYWQFIFLRLGLAVGEGQHFAPAIRMIANWFPRAEKGRANGFFSTTWAVAPAVVPIAVTQIAAVFFDGAWRPVFFALAVPGFIGAFLLWRYVNDSPKVMYERGKVTKEEYDLIVSSVDVEATEHGKTYSAKVFLTDIQFYLYTAGLVMVLMIYWGMTTWISTFLVKQHGMNLKTMGFYASLPYIVAFFSMFIGGWAADKWFEGKPKVVTVISFLGCIPTLYFIGQVPKGDTNMLLLWLAVGGFFVNLSWGMMYSFPGWRYPKELVGRAVGVSNGVGQFGAFLSPLVAAYLVVELPDKSFDFGGVFIFWSLLAIVGAVAISFLKEESILAQTAGAKEATAA, from the coding sequence ATGAATGAGAGCATCAAAGGTGCTTGGGGATATCGTCACGTAATCTTGGCGATTGTGTGGCTACTCTATCTTATCAACTACTTTGACCGGATCAGCGTCCTGACCTTCTTGCCGTACATCCAGAAGGACTTATCACTAAACGCTATCCAGCTTGGCTGGCTGGCCTCGATCTTTTTCTTCGGTTATTCTCTTGCCCAGTTCTTGGCTGGATATCTTGCCGACAGAATCGGTCCTAAGAAAACGATGAACATAGCCATATGGGTTTTCACTATCATTACCGGCTTGACCGGACTCGTTCGAAACTATTGGCAGTTCATTTTCCTTCGTCTTGGTCTTGCTGTCGGCGAGGGACAGCATTTCGCTCCCGCCATCCGCATGATCGCAAATTGGTTTCCAAGGGCTGAAAAGGGCCGGGCCAACGGCTTCTTTTCCACGACCTGGGCCGTAGCGCCTGCCGTCGTTCCGATAGCCGTCACTCAAATAGCAGCAGTCTTCTTTGACGGGGCATGGAGACCGGTGTTTTTCGCGCTCGCAGTGCCGGGCTTTATAGGAGCCTTTTTGCTTTGGAGATATGTCAACGATTCTCCCAAGGTCATGTATGAGCGAGGAAAGGTAACCAAAGAAGAATACGACTTGATTGTCTCCTCGGTCGATGTTGAAGCTACTGAACATGGAAAAACGTACAGCGCTAAGGTCTTTCTCACCGATATCCAGTTCTACCTCTACACTGCAGGGTTGGTCATGGTGTTGATGATCTATTGGGGGATGACCACCTGGATCAGTACGTTTCTGGTCAAGCAGCACGGTATGAATCTCAAAACCATGGGCTTCTATGCATCGCTGCCTTACATCGTGGCTTTTTTCTCGATGTTTATCGGCGGCTGGGCCGCGGACAAATGGTTTGAGGGGAAGCCGAAGGTGGTAACCGTTATCTCCTTCCTCGGCTGCATCCCGACCCTCTACTTCATCGGGCAGGTTCCCAAGGGCGACACCAATATGCTGCTTCTATGGCTGGCGGTTGGCGGTTTCTTTGTAAATCTGTCCTGGGGCATGATGTACTCGTTTCCCGGCTGGCGGTATCCCAAGGAACTGGTGGGACGAGCGGTTGGCGTCTCCAATGGAGTCGGTCAATTCGGGGCCTTCCTTTCTCCTTTAGTTGCGGCCTATCTGGTCGTTGAACTTCCCGACAAGTCATTCGATTTCGGTGGCGTCTTTATTTTCTGGTCGTTGTTGGCCATTGTAGGCGCTGTCGCCATTTCCTTCCTCAAGGAAGAGTCAATTCTGGCACAGACCGCCGGAGCAAAAGAGGCAACGGCCGCGTGA
- a CDS encoding tetratricopeptide repeat protein: MQNLLEKAFDEATSFHRAGDLNRAENIYRSILRRNPRFVAALMNLGALLRQRGRHIDAIGLYKHALTYEPKNASVLSNLGNALNQIGLVDEAVMVLKKAIEIDPNHDLAHDNLGHIYSKRERYDQAKELLEMALKINPDNANALNNIGGVHLAQCRVEESIRCYRKAVELNPHFIMAHSNVLFNMNFSPQYTAEEMAAEHRAWNKQHALPLSGEIVRHPPRDVTKKPLRVGFVSFDFQEHPVGRFLSPLFRARNRQSWEAVCYSDVVAPDRRTDWLRSQSDQWRDTAGLTDPELAQGIQRDRIDILIDLSGHTGHNRLLVFARKPAPVQASWMGYFNTTGLDCMDYLIADRICVPPEHEHLYTEKIVRMPDGFLCYEVPPAPNVGPLPALSRGFVTFCSFNQLAKISDKALETWAEILGQLPRSRLVMRGKALNDATIRDSFAEKLSSLGISRDRMDLLPKTTFHDYLRTYNDVDIALDTFPFAGGTTTCDSLWMGVPVVTFTGDRFCHRHSASHIINSGHEDLVAHDIEGYIHKAIQLASDLDKLSKIRHSMRQKVSQSPLMDAKRFADNFRKCLEQMWTER; this comes from the coding sequence ATGCAAAATTTGTTGGAAAAAGCGTTTGACGAGGCAACATCATTTCACAGAGCAGGCGATCTCAACAGGGCGGAAAACATCTACCGCAGCATACTCAGAAGAAATCCCAGGTTTGTGGCTGCTCTCATGAATCTTGGTGCGCTTCTCAGGCAACGAGGCAGACATATCGACGCCATCGGCCTGTACAAGCACGCTTTGACGTACGAGCCGAAGAACGCATCGGTGCTGTCGAATCTGGGAAACGCTTTGAACCAGATCGGTCTCGTCGATGAAGCGGTTATGGTGCTGAAAAAAGCCATCGAGATCGATCCTAATCACGACTTGGCTCACGACAATCTTGGACACATCTATTCCAAGAGGGAACGATACGACCAGGCAAAAGAGCTGCTTGAAATGGCGCTGAAGATTAATCCGGACAATGCCAATGCATTGAACAACATTGGCGGCGTCCACCTTGCCCAGTGCAGGGTCGAAGAGTCGATCCGTTGTTACCGCAAAGCCGTTGAACTAAATCCTCACTTTATCATGGCCCATTCCAACGTGCTCTTTAATATGAATTTCAGCCCTCAGTATACTGCGGAAGAAATGGCTGCAGAACATCGAGCCTGGAACAAACAACATGCGTTACCACTATCCGGGGAAATTGTTCGACACCCGCCGCGAGACGTTACGAAAAAGCCTCTGCGCGTGGGCTTCGTCTCATTCGACTTTCAGGAGCACCCGGTGGGTCGATTTCTCTCTCCCCTATTCCGAGCGAGAAATCGGCAATCCTGGGAAGCAGTCTGCTATTCGGATGTGGTTGCTCCGGATAGGAGGACGGATTGGTTGCGGTCTCAAAGCGACCAATGGCGAGACACGGCCGGCCTGACAGATCCTGAACTGGCCCAGGGAATCCAGCGAGACCGGATAGACATACTGATCGATCTGTCAGGTCACACAGGGCATAACAGACTTTTGGTTTTCGCACGCAAACCTGCACCGGTTCAGGCAAGCTGGATGGGATACTTCAACACCACCGGTCTGGACTGTATGGATTATTTGATTGCTGACAGAATTTGCGTGCCCCCCGAGCATGAGCACCTCTATACTGAGAAAATCGTCCGCATGCCTGATGGTTTCCTTTGTTACGAAGTGCCGCCTGCTCCAAACGTGGGTCCCCTCCCCGCTCTGAGCCGCGGGTTCGTTACTTTCTGTTCATTCAATCAACTTGCGAAAATCTCGGATAAAGCACTTGAAACATGGGCCGAAATTTTGGGCCAACTCCCGAGATCAAGGCTCGTCATGAGGGGAAAAGCTTTGAACGATGCAACTATCCGAGACAGCTTCGCAGAAAAACTGTCTTCATTAGGCATTTCACGCGATCGTATGGATTTGCTTCCCAAGACAACGTTCCACGATTATCTCCGCACGTATAACGATGTAGACATTGCCCTGGACACCTTTCCCTTTGCAGGAGGCACAACCACGTGTGACAGTTTGTGGATGGGAGTTCCGGTAGTAACCTTTACAGGAGACCGCTTCTGTCACAGGCATTCCGCGAGTCACATAATCAACTCAGGACACGAAGATCTTGTTGCGCATGACATTGAAGGCTATATTCACAAGGCTATCCAACTGGCTTCCGACCTGGATAAACTATCCAAGATCAGGCACTCCATGCGACAAAAAGTGTCTCAGTCACCTCTTATGGACGCAAAACGCTTTGCCGATAATTTCCGCAAGTGTCTAGAGCAGATGTGGACGGAGAGATAA
- a CDS encoding NHLP leader peptide family RiPP precursor: MDRTKFQMTFGKIVAKAWSDEAFKQRLLLETDAVLKEHGIRVPEDIEVKIVENTKELIYITLPLPPNSAEFGKEDVGHLQAAWQFYLR, translated from the coding sequence ATGGACAGAACCAAGTTTCAGATGACATTCGGAAAAATTGTGGCAAAGGCGTGGTCGGACGAGGCATTCAAACAACGTCTCCTTCTGGAAACAGATGCCGTGTTGAAGGAACATGGTATCAGAGTTCCTGAAGATATAGAGGTAAAGATAGTTGAAAACACGAAAGAATTGATTTATATAACGCTTCCGCTTCCTCCGAATTCGGCTGAGTTCGGCAAGGAAGACGTGGGACACCTCCAGGCGGCATGGCAATTCTATCTGCGGTAG
- a CDS encoding REP-associated tyrosine transposase produces the protein MKTPVLIMYKGKLPHWRMDNSIYFVTWRLAASQIPLESDERTVVADAIVHFARVRYDLIAYVVMDDHIHVLAVPVEGVCLQEIVHSWKSFTANRLQRNFGRMGPIWQKEYFDRIVRDEEELMEKVNYILNNPARKWPELEEYKWVDCGFPL, from the coding sequence ATGAAAACCCCGGTCCTGATCATGTACAAAGGAAAGCTTCCTCATTGGAGAATGGATAATTCCATTTATTTTGTGACGTGGCGTTTGGCTGCATCACAGATTCCACTCGAGAGCGACGAAAGAACCGTCGTGGCAGACGCCATCGTACATTTCGCAAGAGTCCGATATGATCTGATAGCCTACGTCGTTATGGATGACCACATACATGTTTTAGCGGTCCCTGTGGAAGGAGTTTGCCTGCAGGAAATCGTCCACAGTTGGAAATCATTTACCGCCAACCGACTCCAAAGGAATTTTGGAAGGATGGGTCCGATTTGGCAAAAGGAATATTTCGATCGAATTGTCCGAGACGAAGAGGAGCTGATGGAGAAGGTCAACTATATCCTGAATAACCCTGCGAGGAAGTGGCCGGAACTTGAGGAATACAAATGGGTTGACTGCGGCTTCCCTTTGTGA